A single region of the Pseudomonas sp. B21-023 genome encodes:
- a CDS encoding heme A synthase: MARPGFRLAVFATLLALLVVLLGAYTRLTHAGLGCPDWPGCYGFISVPKTDAQLAHAELHFPEHPVEEAKGWAEMVHRYFAGSLALVIALLAFQAVRRHAHDGQPYRLPVLLLGVVLAQAAFGMWTVTLKLWPQVVTAHLLGGFTTVSLLFLLSLRLSRAFAPLPKLPLSLRRIAALALLVVIGQIALGGWVSANYAAVACIDLPTCHGQWWPAADFSNGFHLTQHVGPNYLGGQLDSDARTAIHVSHRLGAMMVLAVLLMLSWKLQRNGLGGLARLVLLALTLQLGLGISNVLFHLPLGVAVAHNAGGALLLLTMVLVNYRIRVVDKVRVGHGWRLTPVAGAQLTHHMRNDSWRRF; this comes from the coding sequence ATGGCCAGACCCGGATTCCGCCTTGCTGTGTTCGCCACGCTGCTGGCGCTGCTGGTCGTGTTGCTCGGCGCCTACACTCGCCTGACTCATGCCGGTCTTGGCTGCCCCGACTGGCCGGGGTGCTACGGCTTCATCAGCGTGCCCAAGACCGATGCCCAACTGGCCCATGCCGAACTGCACTTCCCTGAGCACCCGGTGGAGGAAGCCAAGGGCTGGGCAGAGATGGTTCATCGCTATTTCGCCGGCAGCCTGGCACTGGTGATCGCACTGCTTGCCTTCCAGGCTGTACGCCGGCATGCCCATGACGGCCAGCCCTACCGCCTGCCGGTGTTGCTGCTGGGGGTGGTGCTGGCCCAGGCGGCGTTCGGCATGTGGACCGTGACACTGAAACTGTGGCCCCAGGTGGTGACCGCGCACCTGCTTGGCGGGTTCACCACGGTGAGCCTGCTTTTCCTGCTATCCCTGCGTCTATCCCGGGCTTTTGCGCCTTTGCCGAAACTGCCGCTGAGCTTGCGGCGGATCGCGGCGCTGGCGCTGCTGGTGGTGATCGGCCAGATCGCCCTGGGGGGTTGGGTCAGCGCCAACTACGCGGCGGTGGCCTGTATCGACCTGCCTACCTGCCATGGTCAGTGGTGGCCGGCGGCGGACTTCAGCAACGGCTTCCACCTGACCCAGCACGTCGGCCCCAATTACCTGGGCGGGCAACTGGACAGCGATGCGCGCACGGCGATCCATGTCAGCCACCGGCTCGGCGCGATGATGGTGCTGGCGGTACTGCTGATGCTCAGCTGGAAGTTGCAGCGCAATGGCCTGGGCGGCCTAGCGCGCCTGGTATTGCTGGCGCTGACGCTGCAGCTGGGCCTGGGCATCAGCAACGTATTGTTCCACCTGCCGCTGGGCGTGGCCGTTGCCCACAACGCTGGCGGTGCGCTGCTGCTGCTGACCATGGTGCTGGTGAACTACCGCATCCGCGTGGTCGACAAGGTCCGAGTAGGGCATGGCTGGCGCCTGACGCCGGTGGCCGGGGCGCAACTCACTCATCACATGAGGAACGATTCGTGGCGACGGTTCTGA
- a CDS encoding cytochrome c oxidase assembly protein, producing the protein MDGLSLKRLVSRLLMLTVVMFAFGFALVPIYDVMCKAFGINGKTGGQYAGTQVSDPTRSVRVQFMSTNAGDMSWEFHSTADQIEVNPGAVNQMIFVARNPTNQPMSAQAIPSITPAEAAAYFHKTECFCFTQQVLQPGERIEMPVRFIVDRDLPESVKHLTLAYTLFDITARHPPVAHAATEGAR; encoded by the coding sequence ATGGACGGCTTGTCGCTCAAACGCCTGGTCAGCCGCCTGCTGATGCTGACCGTGGTGATGTTCGCCTTCGGCTTTGCCCTGGTGCCGATCTACGACGTGATGTGCAAGGCCTTCGGCATCAACGGCAAGACCGGCGGGCAGTACGCGGGCACCCAGGTGAGCGACCCGACCCGTTCGGTGCGGGTGCAGTTCATGTCGACCAATGCCGGTGACATGAGCTGGGAGTTCCACTCCACCGCCGACCAGATCGAGGTCAACCCGGGGGCGGTGAACCAGATGATCTTCGTGGCCCGCAACCCGACCAACCAGCCCATGAGCGCCCAGGCCATCCCCAGCATCACCCCCGCCGAGGCTGCGGCGTACTTCCACAAGACCGAGTGCTTCTGTTTCACCCAGCAGGTCCTGCAGCCGGGCGAGCGCATCGAGATGCCGGTGCGCTTCATCGTCGACCGCGACCTGCCGGAATCGGTGAAACACCTGACCCTGGCCTACACCCTGTTCGACATCACCGCTCGCCACCCCCCGGTCGCCCACGCCGCGACCGAGGGCGCCCGTTGA
- a CDS encoding MetQ/NlpA family ABC transporter substrate-binding protein produces MKKLLAVVAAVAAFSAHAETLTVAATPVPHAEILNFVKPQLAKEGVELKVKEFTDYIQPNVQVSEKRLDANFFQHQPYLDEFNKAKGTHLVSVAGVHIEPLGVYSAKVKKLDELPSGAAVVIPNDATNGGRALLLLDKAGVIKLKDNTNILSTIKDIAENPKNLKFRELEAATIPRVLTQVDAALINTNYALEAKLNPEKDALAIEGKDSPYVNILVTREDNKDADAVKKLVQALHSPEVKQFITEKYKGAVVPAF; encoded by the coding sequence ATGAAGAAGCTGCTTGCTGTTGTCGCCGCGGTCGCGGCCTTCTCGGCCCACGCCGAGACCCTGACGGTCGCCGCCACCCCGGTGCCGCACGCCGAGATCCTCAACTTCGTCAAGCCACAGCTGGCGAAGGAAGGCGTGGAACTGAAGGTCAAGGAGTTCACCGACTACATCCAGCCGAACGTGCAGGTGTCGGAAAAGCGCCTGGACGCCAACTTCTTCCAGCACCAGCCGTACCTGGATGAGTTCAACAAGGCCAAGGGTACTCACCTGGTAAGCGTCGCCGGCGTGCACATCGAGCCGCTGGGCGTGTACTCGGCCAAGGTCAAGAAGCTCGACGAACTACCTTCCGGCGCCGCCGTGGTCATTCCCAACGACGCCACCAACGGCGGCCGCGCCCTGCTGTTGCTGGACAAGGCCGGGGTGATCAAACTCAAGGACAACACCAACATCCTGTCGACCATCAAGGACATCGCCGAGAACCCGAAAAACCTGAAGTTCCGGGAACTGGAAGCCGCGACCATCCCGCGTGTGCTGACCCAGGTCGATGCCGCCCTGATCAACACCAACTACGCGCTGGAAGCCAAGCTCAACCCGGAAAAAGACGCCCTGGCCATCGAAGGCAAGGACTCTCCGTACGTGAACATCCTGGTGACCCGCGAGGACAACAAGGACGCGGACGCGGTGAAGAAGCTGGTACAGGCCCTGCACTCGCCTGAGGTGAAGCAGTTCATCACCGAGAAGTACAAGGGCGCTGTGGTTCCTGCGTTCTAA
- the cyoE gene encoding heme o synthase, with protein MATVLSTERQRAGWRDYLELTKPKVVVLMLITSLVGMFLATRAGVAWSVLLFGNLGIALCAGAAAAVNHVVDRRVDALMARTHKRPLAQGRVAPLAALLFALLLAVAGMALLLAFTNPLTAWLTLASLLGYAVLYTGFLKRATPQNIVIGGLAGAAPPLLGWVAVSGHLGAEPLLLVLIIFAWTPPHFWALAIHRKEEYAKADIPMLPVTHGEHYTALHILLYTLILLAVSLLPYAIHMSGPLYLACALLLGLRFLHWAWVLYRGTRPHAAIKTFKYSIGYLFALFIALLVDHYLLLNL; from the coding sequence GTGGCGACGGTTCTGAGCACGGAACGCCAGCGCGCCGGATGGCGCGACTATCTGGAACTGACCAAGCCGAAGGTGGTGGTGCTCATGCTGATCACCTCGCTGGTGGGGATGTTTCTCGCCACCCGCGCGGGGGTGGCCTGGAGCGTCCTGCTGTTCGGCAACCTCGGGATCGCCTTGTGCGCGGGGGCGGCGGCGGCGGTCAATCACGTGGTCGACCGACGAGTCGATGCGTTGATGGCCCGTACCCACAAGCGTCCGTTGGCCCAAGGCCGGGTGGCGCCTCTGGCGGCACTGTTGTTCGCCTTGTTGTTGGCCGTGGCAGGTATGGCCTTGCTGCTGGCTTTCACCAACCCCCTCACCGCCTGGCTCACACTGGCCTCGCTGCTGGGTTACGCGGTGCTCTACACCGGCTTTCTCAAGCGGGCCACGCCGCAGAACATCGTGATCGGCGGCCTGGCTGGGGCCGCGCCGCCATTGTTGGGCTGGGTAGCGGTCAGCGGGCACCTGGGCGCCGAGCCCCTGCTGCTGGTGCTGATCATCTTCGCCTGGACACCGCCGCACTTCTGGGCCCTTGCGATTCATCGCAAGGAGGAGTACGCAAAAGCTGATATTCCCATGCTACCCGTTACCCATGGCGAGCATTACACGGCCCTGCATATCCTGCTCTACACCTTGATATTGCTGGCCGTGAGCCTGTTGCCCTATGCCATACACATGAGCGGCCCGCTGTACCTGGCCTGTGCCTTGCTGCTGGGCCTGCGCTTCCTGCACTGGGCCTGGGTGTTGTACCGTGGCACCCGGCCGCACGCGGCGATCAAGACGTTCAAGTACTCTATCGGCTACCTGTTCGCCCTGTTCATCGCGTTGCTCGTAGACCACTACCTGTTGCTGAACCTATGA
- a CDS encoding SURF1 family protein, producing MKPFRPGLVPTLVVLALLPGLIALGCWQLRRADEKRDLLAIYTERQIEAPVTADRLRQLPDPAFYPVHLYGRFDAGHSLLLDNQMRDGKAGVELLQPFHDQASGLWLLVNRGWLPWPDRRVPVRFDTPSQALALDATVYVPPGKTFQLHPDNPDGQWPQLLTAIDPSGLWQQLGREGFAQELRLRPGPAAYRLDWPVVAMGPEKHQGYAVQWFALASALVLLYLYFGWHHNDKENRHGRRHESTGRA from the coding sequence GTGAAGCCGTTTCGCCCAGGCCTGGTACCGACCCTGGTGGTGCTTGCGCTGCTGCCGGGGTTGATCGCGCTCGGCTGCTGGCAACTGCGGCGCGCCGACGAAAAGCGTGACCTGCTGGCCATCTACACCGAGCGCCAGATCGAGGCGCCAGTCACTGCTGACCGGTTGCGCCAGCTGCCGGACCCGGCGTTCTACCCCGTGCACCTGTATGGCCGGTTCGATGCCGGTCACAGCCTGCTGCTGGACAACCAGATGCGTGACGGCAAGGCCGGTGTCGAGCTGTTGCAGCCCTTCCACGATCAGGCCAGTGGCCTGTGGTTGCTGGTCAATCGCGGCTGGCTGCCGTGGCCCGACCGTCGTGTGCCGGTGCGCTTCGACACGCCCAGCCAGGCGCTGGCGCTGGACGCCACGGTCTACGTGCCGCCGGGCAAGACGTTCCAGCTGCACCCGGACAACCCCGACGGCCAGTGGCCGCAACTGCTGACGGCGATCGATCCGTCCGGGCTCTGGCAGCAACTGGGCCGGGAAGGCTTTGCTCAGGAGCTACGCCTGCGGCCCGGCCCGGCCGCCTACCGCCTGGACTGGCCGGTGGTCGCCATGGGCCCGGAAAAGCACCAGGGTTATGCCGTGCAGTGGTTCGCCCTGGCGAGCGCGTTGGTACTGCTTTACCTGTATTTCGGCTGGCATCACAACGACAAGGAGAACCGCCATGGCCGCCGCCACGAGTCCACTGGACGTGCCTGA
- a CDS encoding RHS repeat-associated core domain-containing protein translates to MLLSTNQQASPLCEIDTNGRRVGTYTPYGRETVLQSCLGFTGQLRATELQGYLLGNGYRLYSTTFMRFHSPDSLSPFLEGGINCYVYCNGDPVNFSDPTGHMLRSSSPGRHSGASNTARRFSESEMSPPQVLEGMMAHFDRLPLSDTNTALQPQNALHGASSPNTVSGPSSSASGPNRESIKASMKAAVEQRRTAATAIPTEVNPDLAQTVMVELRRTSEALGGVTGSFADPAQGLTYNNYLNALVALSRGTDN, encoded by the coding sequence ATGCTGCTGAGCACCAATCAGCAAGCTTCGCCGCTTTGCGAAATTGATACGAATGGTAGGCGTGTCGGCACCTACACGCCCTACGGGCGGGAAACTGTATTGCAATCATGCCTGGGCTTTACGGGCCAGTTGAGGGCCACCGAGCTGCAAGGCTACTTGCTCGGAAATGGGTACCGCTTGTACAGCACGACATTCATGCGCTTCCATTCACCAGACTCGCTGAGCCCTTTCTTGGAGGGTGGCATCAATTGTTATGTGTACTGCAATGGCGATCCTGTGAATTTCAGCGACCCGACTGGCCATATGCTCAGATCCTCTTCGCCCGGCCGTCACTCAGGAGCAAGTAACACCGCAAGACGGTTTTCTGAAAGCGAGATGTCACCTCCCCAGGTACTGGAGGGAATGATGGCCCACTTTGATCGGTTACCACTCTCTGACACCAATACCGCTCTACAGCCACAAAACGCATTACATGGGGCAAGCTCTCCAAACACCGTAAGCGGACCAAGTAGTTCGGCATCAGGTCCCAATCGTGAATCAATCAAAGCGTCTATGAAGGCGGCAGTGGAGCAGAGGCGCACGGCGGCAACGGCGATACCCACTGAAGTGAATCCAGACCTTGCGCAGACAGTTATGGTTGAGCTCAGGAGAACTTCAGAGGCTTTGGGCGGTGTCACTGGTTCTTTCGCAGATCCGGCCCAGGGTTTGACGTACAACAATTACCTGAACGCTTTGGTGGCGTTGAGTCGTGGAACAGACAACTAG
- a CDS encoding SCO family protein has translation MTRTQKTVFILVALVALIMGLTVNKVLNDRGQLNPTELIDAGIILLPQSRTVPDVTMTDQNGQPLVLDQLKGKWSLLFFGYTYCPDICPTTLAQLRQVKSELPKEALERLQVVLVSVDPNRDTPNQLKQYLGYFDKDFVGVAGSIEDTQKLANALSIPFIPADTSKPGYTVDHSGNLAVVGPDGRQRGFIRAPFNNQKLVAQLPGLVKRD, from the coding sequence ATGACCCGAACCCAGAAAACCGTCTTCATCCTCGTTGCCCTGGTCGCGCTGATCATGGGCCTGACCGTCAACAAGGTGCTCAACGACCGTGGTCAGTTGAACCCCACCGAGCTGATCGATGCCGGCATCATCCTGCTGCCGCAGAGCCGTACCGTGCCGGACGTGACCATGACCGACCAGAACGGCCAGCCGCTGGTGCTGGACCAGCTCAAGGGCAAGTGGTCATTGCTGTTCTTCGGCTACACCTACTGCCCGGACATCTGCCCGACCACCCTGGCCCAGTTGCGCCAGGTGAAGAGCGAACTGCCCAAGGAGGCGCTGGAGCGTCTGCAGGTGGTGCTGGTGAGCGTCGACCCGAACCGCGACACGCCGAACCAGCTCAAGCAGTACCTGGGCTATTTCGACAAGGATTTCGTCGGGGTGGCGGGCTCGATCGAGGATACCCAGAAATTGGCCAACGCCTTGAGCATCCCGTTCATCCCGGCCGATACCAGCAAGCCCGGGTATACCGTGGATCACAGCGGCAACCTGGCGGTGGTCGGGCCGGACGGGCGTCAGCGCGGGTTCATCCGAGCGCCGTTCAACAACCAGAAGCTGGTGGCACAGTTGCCGGGGCTTGTGAAGCGCGACTGA
- the ctaD gene encoding cytochrome c oxidase subunit I — protein MSAVIDDHAHGHEHAHGPAKGLMRWVLTTNHKDIGTMYLWFAFTMFLLGGSFAMVIRAELFQPGLQIVEPAFFNQMTTMHGLIMVFGAVMPAFVGLANWMIPLMIGAPDMALPRMNNFSFWLLPAAFLLLVSTLFSPGGGPNFGWTFYAPLSTTYAPASVTFFIFAIHLMGISSIMGAINVIATILNLRAPGMTLMKMPLFVWTWLITAFLLIAVMPVLAGVVTMMLMDIHFGTSFFSAAGGGDPVLFQHVFWFFGHPEVYIMILPAFGAVSSIIPAFSRKPLFGYTSMVYATGAIAFLSFIVWAHHMFVVGIPVVGELFFMYATMLIAVPTGVKVFNWVSTMWEGSLTFETPMLFAIAFVILFTIGGFSGLMLAIAPADFQYHDTYFVVAHFHYVLVPGAIFGIFASAYYWLPKWTGHMYDETLGKLHFWLSFVGMNLAFFPMHFVGLAGMPRRIPDYNLQFADFNMVSSIGAFMFGATQIFFLFIVIKCIRGGAPAPAKPWDGAEGLEWSIPSPAPYHTFQTPPEVK, from the coding sequence ATGAGTGCAGTGATCGACGACCACGCCCACGGTCATGAACACGCCCACGGCCCGGCCAAGGGCCTGATGCGCTGGGTGCTGACCACCAACCACAAGGACATCGGCACGATGTACCTGTGGTTCGCCTTCACCATGTTCCTGCTCGGCGGCTCGTTCGCCATGGTGATCCGCGCCGAGCTTTTCCAGCCCGGCTTGCAGATCGTGGAGCCGGCGTTCTTCAACCAGATGACCACCATGCACGGGCTGATCATGGTGTTCGGCGCGGTGATGCCGGCCTTCGTCGGCCTGGCCAACTGGATGATCCCGCTGATGATCGGCGCGCCAGACATGGCCCTGCCGCGGATGAACAACTTCAGCTTCTGGCTGCTGCCGGCGGCGTTCCTGCTGCTGGTCTCGACCCTGTTCAGCCCCGGTGGCGGGCCGAACTTCGGCTGGACCTTCTATGCCCCGCTGTCGACCACCTACGCCCCGGCCAGCGTGACCTTCTTCATCTTCGCCATCCACCTGATGGGCATCAGCTCGATCATGGGCGCGATCAACGTGATTGCCACCATCCTCAACCTGCGCGCCCCCGGCATGACCCTGATGAAAATGCCGCTGTTCGTCTGGACCTGGCTGATCACCGCGTTCCTGCTGATCGCGGTGATGCCGGTGCTGGCCGGCGTGGTGACCATGATGCTGATGGATATCCATTTCGGCACCAGCTTCTTCAGCGCGGCCGGCGGCGGTGACCCGGTGTTGTTCCAGCATGTGTTCTGGTTCTTCGGGCACCCCGAGGTGTACATCATGATCCTGCCGGCCTTCGGCGCGGTCAGCTCGATCATCCCGGCGTTCTCGCGCAAGCCGCTGTTCGGCTATACCTCGATGGTCTACGCCACCGGGGCGATCGCCTTCCTGTCGTTCATCGTCTGGGCCCACCACATGTTCGTGGTCGGCATCCCGGTGGTGGGTGAACTGTTCTTCATGTACGCCACCATGCTGATCGCCGTGCCCACCGGGGTGAAGGTGTTCAACTGGGTCAGCACCATGTGGGAAGGCTCGCTGACCTTCGAGACGCCGATGCTGTTCGCCATCGCCTTCGTCATCCTGTTCACCATCGGCGGCTTCTCCGGGCTGATGCTGGCCATCGCGCCTGCGGACTTCCAGTACCACGACACCTACTTCGTGGTTGCCCACTTCCACTACGTGCTGGTGCCCGGGGCGATCTTCGGCATCTTTGCCTCGGCCTATTACTGGCTGCCGAAATGGACCGGGCACATGTATGACGAAACCTTGGGCAAGCTGCACTTCTGGCTGTCGTTCGTCGGCATGAACCTGGCCTTCTTCCCCATGCACTTCGTCGGCTTGGCCGGCATGCCCCGGCGCATCCCCGACTACAACCTGCAGTTCGCCGACTTCAACATGGTCTCGTCGATCGGCGCCTTCATGTTCGGCGCCACGCAGATCTTCTTCCTGTTCATCGTCATCAAGTGCATTCGCGGTGGCGCGCCGGCACCGGCCAAACCCTGGGACGGCGCCGAGGGGCTGGAGTGGTCGATCCCTTCACCTGCGCCTTACCACACCTTCCAGACGCCGCCGGAAGTGAAGTAG
- a CDS encoding cytochrome c oxidase subunit 3 has product MASHEHYYVPAQSKWPIIATIGMFITVFGLGTWFNDLKAGHPESHGPLIFFVGALFLAYMLFGWFGAVVKESHAGLYSAQMDRSFRWGMSWFIFSEVMFFLAFFGALFYVRVLAGPWLGGDGAKGVTHMLWPNFEFVWPLLHTPDPKLFPPPKEVIDPWHLPLINTILLVSSSVTVTIAHHALRKGHRGTLTLWLGLTILLGLAFLALQAYEYHEAYNKLGLTLGSGIYGATFFMLTGFHGAHVTLGTLILFVMFCRVLRGHFEPDKHFGFEAASWYWHFVDVVWVGLFIFVYVL; this is encoded by the coding sequence ATGGCAAGCCACGAGCATTACTACGTACCGGCGCAGAGCAAGTGGCCGATCATTGCCACGATCGGCATGTTCATCACCGTGTTCGGGCTCGGCACCTGGTTCAACGACCTCAAGGCCGGCCACCCGGAGTCCCACGGGCCGCTGATTTTCTTCGTTGGCGCGCTGTTCCTGGCCTACATGCTGTTCGGCTGGTTCGGCGCGGTGGTCAAGGAAAGCCACGCCGGGCTCTACAGTGCGCAGATGGACCGCTCGTTCCGCTGGGGCATGAGCTGGTTCATCTTTTCCGAGGTGATGTTCTTCCTGGCCTTCTTCGGCGCGCTGTTCTATGTGCGGGTGCTGGCCGGGCCGTGGCTGGGGGGCGATGGGGCCAAGGGCGTGACGCACATGCTCTGGCCCAACTTCGAGTTCGTCTGGCCGCTACTGCATACGCCGGACCCGAAACTGTTCCCGCCACCGAAGGAAGTCATCGATCCGTGGCACCTGCCGCTGATCAATACCATCCTGCTGGTGAGCTCCAGTGTGACCGTGACCATCGCCCACCACGCCCTGCGCAAGGGGCACCGCGGCACGCTGACGCTGTGGCTGGGGCTGACGATCCTGCTGGGGCTGGCGTTTCTCGCCCTGCAGGCCTACGAGTACCACGAGGCCTACAACAAACTCGGGCTGACCCTGGGCTCGGGCATCTACGGCGCGACGTTCTTCATGCTTACCGGGTTCCACGGCGCGCACGTGACCTTGGGCACGCTGATCCTGTTCGTGATGTTCTGCCGGGTGCTGCGCGGGCACTTCGAACCGGACAAGCACTTCGGTTTCGAGGCGGCGAGCTGGTACTGGCACTTCGTCGATGTGGTGTGGGTGGGGCTGTTCATATTTGTGTATGTCCTGTAG
- a CDS encoding methionine ABC transporter permease, whose translation MDILSYFANVDWVEIWQATNDTMVMLFISLAFIILLGLPLGVVLFLFSPRQMFEHKKVYAVLATIVNIVRSVPFIILLIVMIPITVLITGTSLGVAGAIPPLVVGTTPFFARLVETALREVDRGIIEATQSMGATTRQIIFKAVLPEAMPGIIAAITVTAITLVSYTAMAGVVGAGGLGDLSIRFGYQRFQTDVMIVTVVLLVILVQVLQMIGDKLVVHFSRK comes from the coding sequence ATGGACATCCTCAGCTATTTCGCCAACGTCGACTGGGTCGAGATCTGGCAGGCGACCAACGACACCATGGTCATGCTGTTCATCTCACTGGCCTTCATCATCCTGCTGGGCCTGCCACTGGGCGTCGTGCTGTTCCTGTTCAGCCCACGGCAGATGTTCGAGCACAAGAAGGTCTACGCCGTGCTGGCGACCATCGTCAACATCGTGCGCTCGGTGCCGTTCATCATCCTGCTGATCGTGATGATCCCGATCACGGTGCTGATCACCGGCACATCGCTGGGCGTTGCCGGTGCCATCCCGCCGCTGGTGGTGGGAACCACACCGTTCTTCGCGCGACTGGTGGAAACCGCCCTGCGCGAGGTGGACCGCGGCATCATCGAGGCTACCCAGTCGATGGGCGCCACCACCCGCCAGATCATCTTCAAGGCCGTGCTGCCTGAAGCGATGCCGGGCATCATCGCCGCCATCACCGTGACCGCCATCACCTTGGTGTCCTACACCGCCATGGCCGGCGTGGTCGGGGCCGGTGGCCTGGGTGACCTGTCGATCCGCTTCGGCTACCAACGCTTCCAGACCGACGTGATGATCGTCACCGTGGTGCTGCTGGTCATCCTGGTCCAGGTACTGCAAATGATCGGCGACAAGCTGGTCGTGCATTTTTCCCGTAAGTAA
- a CDS encoding methionine ABC transporter ATP-binding protein, with the protein MIEFQNVHKTYRVAGRDIPALNPTSLTIEDGQVFGLIGHSGAGKSTMLRLINRLEEPSGGKIVVDGEDVTAFDSNQLRRFRQQVGMIFQHFNLLASKTVADNVALPLVLAGELSRGEIDKRVTELLARVGLSEHAKKYPAQLSGGQKQRVGIARALSTNPKILLCDEATSALDPQTTASVLQLLAEINRELKLTIVLITHEMDVIRRVCDRVAVMDAGQIVEQGPVADVFLHPQHATTKRFVQEDEQVDENEQRDDFAHVPGRIVRLTFQGCATYAPLLGTVARETGVDYSILAGRIDRIKDIPYGQLTLALIGGDMEAAFARFTAADVHMEVLR; encoded by the coding sequence GTGATCGAGTTTCAAAATGTCCACAAGACCTACCGCGTCGCCGGTAGGGATATCCCGGCCCTGAACCCGACCAGCCTGACCATCGAAGATGGCCAGGTGTTCGGCCTGATCGGCCACTCCGGTGCCGGCAAGAGCACCATGCTGCGCCTGATCAACCGTCTCGAGGAGCCGTCCGGCGGCAAGATCGTGGTCGACGGTGAAGACGTCACCGCCTTCGACTCGAACCAGCTGCGGCGCTTCCGCCAGCAGGTCGGCATGATCTTCCAGCACTTCAACCTGCTGGCCTCCAAGACCGTCGCCGACAATGTCGCCCTGCCGCTGGTGCTGGCGGGCGAGCTGTCGCGTGGCGAGATCGACAAGCGCGTCACCGAGCTGCTGGCCCGTGTCGGCCTATCCGAGCACGCGAAGAAGTACCCGGCGCAACTGTCGGGTGGGCAGAAGCAGCGCGTCGGCATCGCCCGCGCCCTGTCCACCAACCCCAAGATCCTGCTGTGCGACGAAGCCACCAGCGCCCTCGACCCGCAGACCACCGCCTCGGTGCTGCAACTGCTGGCCGAGATCAACCGCGAGCTGAAGCTGACCATCGTGCTGATCACCCATGAGATGGACGTGATCCGCCGGGTCTGCGACCGCGTGGCGGTGATGGACGCCGGGCAGATCGTCGAGCAGGGCCCGGTGGCCGACGTGTTCCTGCACCCGCAGCACGCCACCACCAAGCGTTTCGTCCAGGAAGACGAGCAGGTCGACGAGAACGAGCAACGCGACGATTTCGCCCATGTGCCGGGGCGCATCGTGCGCCTGACCTTCCAGGGCTGCGCCACCTACGCGCCGCTGCTGGGCACCGTGGCCCGCGAAACCGGCGTGGACTACAGCATCCTTGCCGGGCGTATCGACCGCATCAAGGACATCCCCTATGGCCAGCTGACCCTTGCCCTGATCGGTGGAGACATGGAGGCGGCATTCGCCCGCTTCACTGCAGCTGACGTACATATGGAGGTACTGCGTTGA
- a CDS encoding twin transmembrane helix small protein has product MLKAAIVLMLLATIASLFSGLVFLVKDDDHSTRLLKALTVRVALATLTIALVAWGLISGQLVSHAPF; this is encoded by the coding sequence ATGCTCAAGGCCGCGATTGTCCTGATGCTGCTGGCCACCATCGCCAGCCTGTTCAGTGGCCTGGTGTTCCTGGTCAAGGACGATGACCATTCGACCCGCCTGCTCAAGGCCCTTACCGTACGCGTCGCCCTCGCCACCCTGACCATCGCCCTGGTGGCCTGGGGCCTGATCAGTGGGCAACTGGTGTCGCACGCACCTTTCTGA